In a single window of the Pseudorca crassidens isolate mPseCra1 chromosome 9, mPseCra1.hap1, whole genome shotgun sequence genome:
- the NUDT8 gene encoding mitochondrial coenzyme A diphosphatase NUDT8 → MLPDCLSAEGERRCRRLLAGATARLRARPAAAAVLVPLCSVRGVPALLYTLRSSRLPGRHKGDVSFPGGKCDPTDRDVVHTALRETREEVGLVVPEEYVWGVLRPVHDQRKTTVVPVLAGVGPLDPQSLRPNPDEVDEVFALPLAHLLQEQNQGYTHFCHGGHFRYTLPVFLHGPHRIWGLTAVITEFTLQLLAPGVYQPCLASPELPRG, encoded by the exons ATGCTGCCCGACTGCCTGTCGGCGGAGGGCGAGCGGCGCTGCCGGCGGTTGCTGGCGGGGGCCACGGCCCGGCTCCGCGCGCGACCTGCTGCGGCCGCGGTTCTCGTGCCGCTGTGCTCGGTGCGTGGGGTCCCGGCGCTGCTCTACACGCTGCGGTCCAGCCGCCTGCCCGGGAGGCACAAGGGTGACGTCAG TTTCCCAGGAGGCAAGTGTGACCCCACTGACCGCGACGTGGTGCACACGGCCCTGAGGGAGACCCGCGAGGAGGTGGGCCTGGTTGTGCCTGAGGAGTACGTGTGGGGAGTCCTGAGGCCCGTGCACGACCAG CGAAAGACCACTGTGGTGCCGGTGCTGGCCGGCGTGGGCCCACTGGATCCCCAGAGCCTCAGGCCCAACCCCGATGAG GTGGATGAAGTGTTTGCACTGCCCCTGGCCCATCTGCTACAGGAACAGAACCAGGGCTATACCCACTTCTGCCATGGTGGCCACTTCCGCTACACACTGCCTGTCTTCCTACACGGGCCACACCGGATCTGGGGGCTCACGGCCGTCATCACTGAGTTCACCCTGCAGCTGCTGGCACCTGGCGTCTACCAGCCCTGCCTGGCCAGCCCTGAGCTGCCCAGGGGCTGA